The proteins below are encoded in one region of Sebastes fasciatus isolate fSebFas1 chromosome 16, fSebFas1.pri, whole genome shotgun sequence:
- the emsy gene encoding BRCA2-interacting transcriptional repressor EMSY isoform X8 — MPMIQLEKPVLTGTMPVVWPTILDLGRDECKRILRKLELEAYAGVISALRAQGDLTKDKKDLLGELTKILGISTERHRAEVRRAVNDERLTTIAYHMSGPNSSSEWSIEGRRLVPLMPRLVPQTAFTVTANAVASATANQNASLLLPAETGNKEVVVCYSYTSTTGTPTSATATSGTIGATVKSPRPPSPSSNVVVLPSGSTVYVKSVSCSDEDEKPRKRRRTNSSSSSPVMLKEITKVSPPISKSITVPVSGSPKMSNIMQSIANSLPPHLSPVKITFTKPTIQTTNTTTQKVIIVTTSPSSNFVPNILSKSHAHNAALSKLVSTSMLTASSQKQTVVFPASASPANTVAVTTVVPSAPSVVMSTTCATSAGVKVASARLPSPKTMVGSPAQIMAQFPKQQSPKQLQQSSSMGVCSVSQTQTTSTSPGSKPTIQIKQESGVKIITQQVQPSKILPKPSQVGLSSSTSSPIMVVSSNGAIMTTKLVTQSTATQSTYTRPTVSPSLGARISASSGTTYVKTTSGSIITVVPKSLATLGGKIISSNIVSGTTTKITTIPMTSKPNVIVVQKTTGKGATIQGLPGKNVVTTLLNAGVSPKLETFTSYIKGEKGLQAVQGTKPAIITASRPITKMIVTQPKGMSSVSQATATKIIPTKIVYGQQGKTQVLIKPKPVFQTAVVSEHTRQLVTEALQQVTRSAEIMQGQASGQDGSTKEDESSHSSAQEPHPVVHLVSSREQDWTEQEVSIESSPTIIYQEVSGGESQSATSTIKALLELQQTTAFAKALSAVKEKAESKPRQHTIDLSQMAVPIQLAQEKKPSPESPRPSTSEAEPSTEYVTAGKVISRVVVPSEDDNVVMSSSQQLGKPYKISQVTVVTKPAATVSSAGAASHVIHMPSDSHGKTETVLEVGELEGDTLDPQTGLFYRSSQTATDAMKQTVHSAAAQPPPSSQAEAEQSRHTSTTISTSSSIQLPPQLHSKPQISQPSSSSAAFPSTLLLTKKLPKLREQTQPKPQALTQIPKDRPLTAPAQAGPKVTTPVTPTKPLLTPQLPKLQQAPTSHHRPLHTPMSHPPPLQAHHPVSTEKTASSQQPIITQSATVTKITFGSSHHSSQVFSSGEATAKLIPESSSRPSGDKPSVSDILKISMMEAEIDPSTEPMVVDSSSDCGPLGKAMEVQAVSGTLDSGQFISSSGASMHHSHTKPQFSCMQGLTAQRSKEDLEVIEYSILPDSSQSNVVVEPSGFLEITNYTSQQLEEDSPMEQEVDSSNDEATAASPPDQP, encoded by the exons ATG CCCATGATTCAGCTGGAGAAACCAGTGCTGACTGGTACCATGCCCGTGGTATGGCCCACCATCCTTGACCTGGGCAGGGATGAGTGCAAAAGAATTCTCCGTAAACTTG AGCTGGAGGCTTATGCTGGGGTTATCAGTGCCCTGCGAGCCCAAGGAGACCTGACGAAGGACAAGAAGGATCTGCTGGGAGAACTCACTAAAATCCTTGG TATCTCAACAGAACGCCATCGGGCAGAAGTCCGCAGGGCTGTCAATGATGAACGCCTCACCACTATTGCATATCA TATGTCCGGTCCTAACAGCTCGTCCGAATGGTCCATTGAAGGACGTCGGCTTGTCCCCTTGATGCCGAGGCTGGTCCCTCAAACAGCCTTTACTGTGACTGCTAATGCGGTGGCCAGCGccacagccaatcagaatgCCTCTCTTCTGTTGCCAgctgaaacaggaaacaaagaaG TGGTTGTATGTTACTCCTACACAAGCACCACCGGCACCCCTACCAGCGCCACGGCGACCAGCGGCACCATAGGAGCAACTGTGAAATCACCACGACCACCCAGTCCTTCATCCAACGTGGTGGTTCTGCCCAGCGGGAGCACCGTCTATGTGAAAA GCGTGAGCTGTTCCGACGAGGACGAGAAGCCTCGCAAGCGAAGGCGGACAAACTCGTCCAGCTCGTCGCCGGTGATGCTGAAGGAGATTACCAAGGTGTCCCCACCGATATCCAAGAGCATCACGGTGCCGGTGAGCGGCAGCCCCAAGATGAGCAACATCATGCAGAGCATCGCCAACTCGCTGCCGCCCCACCTGTCCCCCGTCAAGATCACCTTCACCAAGCCCACCATCCagaccaccaacaccaccacgcAGAAg GTGATCATCGTGACGACTTCGCCCAGCTCCAACTTTGTGCCCAACATCCTGTCCAAGTCTCACGCTCACAACGCCGCTCTGTCCAAGCTGGTCTCCACCTCCATGCTGACGGCGTCCAGCCAGAAACAGACGGTGGTCTTCCCAGCCAGCGCCAGCCCCGCCAACACCGTCGCAGTGACCACGGTGGTCCCCTCGGCTCCTTCAGTGGTCATGTCAACAACAT GTGCTACTTCAGCTGGAGTGAAGGTGGCTTCAGCCAGACTTCCTTCACCTAAGACCATGGTGGGGTCTCCAGCTCAGATCATGGCCCAGTTCCCCAAACAGCAGTCCCCcaaacagctgcagcagagctCCTCTATGGGAGTCTGTAGTGTGAGCCAGACCCAGACCACCAGCACCTCGCCGGGCTCCAAGCCCACCATCCAGATCAAACAAGAGTCCG GGGTGAAGATAATCACTCAGCAGGTTCAGCCCAGCAAAATCCTGCCCAAACCTTCACAAGTGGGTTTGTCCAGCAGCACCTCGTCCCCCATCATGGTCGTCAGTAGCAACGGAGCCATCATGACCACCAAACTGGTCACTCAGTCCACAG CTACCCAGTCCACCTATACCAGACCGACTGTCAGCCCCAGCCTCGGCGCCAGAATATCAGCCTCCAGTGGGACCACCTACGTCAAGACCACCAGCGGCAGCATCATCACCGTGGTGCCCAAGTCTCTGGCCACTCTGGGTGGGAAGATCATCAGCAGTAACATCGTCTCCG GCACAACGACCAAGATCACCACCATCCCCATGACCTCCAAGCCAAACGTCATAGTGGTTCAGAAGACCACAGGAAAAGGAGCGACCATCCAAGGACTACCTGGGAAGAATGTGGTCACCACTCTTTTAAATGCTGGG GTGTCTCCAAAGTTAGAAACCTTCACATCCTACATAAAG GGGGAGAAAGGCCTGCAGGCTGTTCAGGGGACCAAACCGGCGATCATCACCGCCTCCAGACCCATCACCAAGATGATCGTCACCCAGCCCAAAGGCATGAGCTCTGTATCCCAGGCCACCGCCACCAAGATCATCCCAACCAAGATCGTCTACGGCCAGCAGGGCAAGACCCAG GTTCTCATCAAACCTAAGCCAGTATTCCAGACGGCGGTGGTGAGCGAGCACACCAGGCAGCTGGTCACCGAGGCGCTGCAGCAGGTGACCCGCTCTGCGGAAATCATGCAGGGTCAAGCCTCGGGACAGGACGGGTCCACGAAGGAAGACGAGTCCTCCCATAGCAGCGCTCAAG AGCCTCACCCTGTAGTGCACCTGGTGTCCTCCAGAGAGCAGGATTGGACAGAGCAGGAAGTATCCATAGAGTCCAGCCCCACTATTATCTACCAGGAGGTGTCTGGTGGGGAATCCCAGTCTGCCACCTCCACCATCAAAGCCCTGCTGGAGCTACAACAGACAACAG CCTTTGCTAAAGCCCTCTCGGCAGTGAAGGAGAAGGCCGAGTCCAAACCCAGACAGCACACCATCGACCTGAGCCAGATGGCCGTGCCCATCCAGCTGGCCCAGGAGAAGAAGCCCAGCCCGGAGTCCCCCAGGCCCTCCACCTCAGAGGCTGAACCCAGCACCGAGTACGTCACAGCAG GTAAAGTCATCAGCAGAGTGGTCGTGCCCTCGGAGGACGATAACGTGGTCATGTCCTCCAGCCAGCAGCTGGGGAAGCCTTACAAAATCAGCCAGGTTACCGTGGTAACCAAACCGGCCGCTACCGTGTCCTCAGCGGGCGCAGCTTCACACGTCATCCACATG cCCTCTGACAGCCATGGTAAAACGGAGACCGTGTTAGAGGTGGGCGAGCTGGAAGGCGACACCTTGGACCCCCAAACAGGCTTGTTTTACCGCTCCAGCCAAACAGCTACAGACGCCATGAAGCAAACCGTCCACTCTGCAGCCGCTCAGCCGCCTCCATCGAGCCAGGCAGAGGCCGAGCAGAGCCGGCACACCTCCACCaccatctccacctcctcctccatccagcTACCGCCACAACTGCACAGCAAACCTCAAATCAGCcagccttcctcttcctcagctGCCTTCCCCTCCACCCTTCTTCTGACTAAGAAACTCCCAAAACTACGAGAGCAGACTCAGCCCAAACCCCAGGCCTTAACCCAGATCCCCAAAGACAGACCACTGACTGCACCAGCCCAAGCCGGGCCAAAGGTCACGACCCCGGTTACGCCAACAAAGCCCCTGTTGACGCCGCAGCTCCCGAAGCTCCAGCAAGCACCCACATCCCACCACAGACCCCTGCACACACCCATGTCCCACCCTCCTCCACTGCAGGCGCACCACCCTGTCAGCACTGAAAAGACGGCCTCCAGCCAG CAGCCAATCATCACACAGAGCGCCACCGTCACCAAGATCACCTTCGGCAGCTCCCACCATTCATCGCAGGTCTTCAGCAGCGGCGAGGCCACCGCCAAACTGATCCCCGAGTCCAGCTCCAGGCCCTCGGGAGACAAGCCCTCGGTGTCGGACATCCTGAAGATCTCCATGATGGAGGCGGAGATCGATCCGAGCACGGAGCCCATGGTGGTGGATTCCTCCAGCGACTGCGGCCCTCTGGGGAAAGCCATGGAGGTCCAGGCCGTGTCAGGCACACTGGACTCGGGCCAGTTCATCAGCAGCTCTGGGGCCTCCATGCACCACTCCCACACAAAGCCCCAGTTCAGCTGCATGCAGGGCCTCACAGCACAGAGGAGCAAAGAGGACCTGGAGGTCATTGAG TACTCCATCCTGCCGGACTCCAGCCAGTCCAACGTGGTGGTGGAGCCCAGCGGCTTCCTGGAGATCACCAACTACACCAGccagcagctggaggaggacagCCCCATGGAGCAGGAGGTGGACAGCAGCAACGACGAGGCCACGGCAGCCAGTCCTCCTGACCAACCATAG
- the emsy gene encoding BRCA2-interacting transcriptional repressor EMSY isoform X7, which translates to MPMIQLEKPVLTGTMPVVWPTILDLGRDECKRILRKLELEAYAGVISALRAQGDLTKDKKDLLGELTKILGISTERHRAEVRRAVNDERLTTIAYHMSGPNSSSEWSIEGRRLVPLMPRLVPQTAFTVTANAVASATANQNASLLLPAETGNKEVVVCYSYTSTTGTPTSATATSGTIGATVKSPRPPSPSSNVVVLPSGSTVYVKSVSCSDEDEKPRKRRRTNSSSSSPVMLKEITKVSPPISKSITVPVSGSPKMSNIMQSIANSLPPHLSPVKITFTKPTIQTTNTTTQKVIIVTTSPSSNFVPNILSKSHAHNAALSKLVSTSMLTASSQKQTVVFPASASPANTVAVTTVVPSAPSVVMSTTCATSAGVKVASARLPSPKTMVGSPAQIMAQFPKQQSPKQLQQSSSMGVCSVSQTQTTSTSPGSKPTIQIKQESGVKIITQQVQPSKILPKPSQVGLSSSTSSPIMVVSSNGAIMTTKLVTQSTATQSTYTRPTVSPSLGARISASSGTTYVKTTSGSIITVVPKSLATLGGKIISSNIVSGTTTKITTIPMTSKPNVIVVQKTTGKGATIQGLPGKNVVTTLLNAGVSPKLETFTSYIKGEKGLQAVQGTKPAIITASRPITKMIVTQPKGMSSVSQATATKIIPTKIVYGQQGKTQVLIKPKPVFQTAVVSEHTRQLVTEALQQVTRSAEIMQGQASGQDGSTKEDESSHSSAQEPHPVVHLVSSREQDWTEQEVSIESSPTIIYQEVSGGESQSATSTIKALLELQQTTALSAVKEKAESKPRQHTIDLSQMAVPIQLAQEKKPSPESPRPSTSEAEPSTEYVTAGKVISRVVVPSEDDNVVMSSSQQLGKPYKISQVTVVTKPAATVSSAGAASHVIHMPSDSHGKTETVLEVGELEGDTLDPQTGLFYRSSQTATDAMKQTVHSAAAQPPPSSQAEAEQSRHTSTTISTSSSIQLPPQLHSKPQISQPSSSSAAFPSTLLLTKKLPKLREQTQPKPQALTQIPKDRPLTAPAQAGPKVTTPVTPTKPLLTPQLPKLQQAPTSHHRPLHTPMSHPPPLQAHHPVSTEKTASSQQPIITQSATVTKITFGSSHHSSQVFSSGEATAKLIPESSSRPSGDKPSVSDILKISMMEAEIDPSTEPMVVDSSSDCGPLGKAMEVQAVSGTLDSGQFISSSGASMHHSHTKPQFSCMQGLTAQRSKEDLEVIEVIPQYSILPDSSQSNVVVEPSGFLEITNYTSQQLEEDSPMEQEVDSSNDEATAASPPDQP; encoded by the exons ATG CCCATGATTCAGCTGGAGAAACCAGTGCTGACTGGTACCATGCCCGTGGTATGGCCCACCATCCTTGACCTGGGCAGGGATGAGTGCAAAAGAATTCTCCGTAAACTTG AGCTGGAGGCTTATGCTGGGGTTATCAGTGCCCTGCGAGCCCAAGGAGACCTGACGAAGGACAAGAAGGATCTGCTGGGAGAACTCACTAAAATCCTTGG TATCTCAACAGAACGCCATCGGGCAGAAGTCCGCAGGGCTGTCAATGATGAACGCCTCACCACTATTGCATATCA TATGTCCGGTCCTAACAGCTCGTCCGAATGGTCCATTGAAGGACGTCGGCTTGTCCCCTTGATGCCGAGGCTGGTCCCTCAAACAGCCTTTACTGTGACTGCTAATGCGGTGGCCAGCGccacagccaatcagaatgCCTCTCTTCTGTTGCCAgctgaaacaggaaacaaagaaG TGGTTGTATGTTACTCCTACACAAGCACCACCGGCACCCCTACCAGCGCCACGGCGACCAGCGGCACCATAGGAGCAACTGTGAAATCACCACGACCACCCAGTCCTTCATCCAACGTGGTGGTTCTGCCCAGCGGGAGCACCGTCTATGTGAAAA GCGTGAGCTGTTCCGACGAGGACGAGAAGCCTCGCAAGCGAAGGCGGACAAACTCGTCCAGCTCGTCGCCGGTGATGCTGAAGGAGATTACCAAGGTGTCCCCACCGATATCCAAGAGCATCACGGTGCCGGTGAGCGGCAGCCCCAAGATGAGCAACATCATGCAGAGCATCGCCAACTCGCTGCCGCCCCACCTGTCCCCCGTCAAGATCACCTTCACCAAGCCCACCATCCagaccaccaacaccaccacgcAGAAg GTGATCATCGTGACGACTTCGCCCAGCTCCAACTTTGTGCCCAACATCCTGTCCAAGTCTCACGCTCACAACGCCGCTCTGTCCAAGCTGGTCTCCACCTCCATGCTGACGGCGTCCAGCCAGAAACAGACGGTGGTCTTCCCAGCCAGCGCCAGCCCCGCCAACACCGTCGCAGTGACCACGGTGGTCCCCTCGGCTCCTTCAGTGGTCATGTCAACAACAT GTGCTACTTCAGCTGGAGTGAAGGTGGCTTCAGCCAGACTTCCTTCACCTAAGACCATGGTGGGGTCTCCAGCTCAGATCATGGCCCAGTTCCCCAAACAGCAGTCCCCcaaacagctgcagcagagctCCTCTATGGGAGTCTGTAGTGTGAGCCAGACCCAGACCACCAGCACCTCGCCGGGCTCCAAGCCCACCATCCAGATCAAACAAGAGTCCG GGGTGAAGATAATCACTCAGCAGGTTCAGCCCAGCAAAATCCTGCCCAAACCTTCACAAGTGGGTTTGTCCAGCAGCACCTCGTCCCCCATCATGGTCGTCAGTAGCAACGGAGCCATCATGACCACCAAACTGGTCACTCAGTCCACAG CTACCCAGTCCACCTATACCAGACCGACTGTCAGCCCCAGCCTCGGCGCCAGAATATCAGCCTCCAGTGGGACCACCTACGTCAAGACCACCAGCGGCAGCATCATCACCGTGGTGCCCAAGTCTCTGGCCACTCTGGGTGGGAAGATCATCAGCAGTAACATCGTCTCCG GCACAACGACCAAGATCACCACCATCCCCATGACCTCCAAGCCAAACGTCATAGTGGTTCAGAAGACCACAGGAAAAGGAGCGACCATCCAAGGACTACCTGGGAAGAATGTGGTCACCACTCTTTTAAATGCTGGG GTGTCTCCAAAGTTAGAAACCTTCACATCCTACATAAAG GGGGAGAAAGGCCTGCAGGCTGTTCAGGGGACCAAACCGGCGATCATCACCGCCTCCAGACCCATCACCAAGATGATCGTCACCCAGCCCAAAGGCATGAGCTCTGTATCCCAGGCCACCGCCACCAAGATCATCCCAACCAAGATCGTCTACGGCCAGCAGGGCAAGACCCAG GTTCTCATCAAACCTAAGCCAGTATTCCAGACGGCGGTGGTGAGCGAGCACACCAGGCAGCTGGTCACCGAGGCGCTGCAGCAGGTGACCCGCTCTGCGGAAATCATGCAGGGTCAAGCCTCGGGACAGGACGGGTCCACGAAGGAAGACGAGTCCTCCCATAGCAGCGCTCAAG AGCCTCACCCTGTAGTGCACCTGGTGTCCTCCAGAGAGCAGGATTGGACAGAGCAGGAAGTATCCATAGAGTCCAGCCCCACTATTATCTACCAGGAGGTGTCTGGTGGGGAATCCCAGTCTGCCACCTCCACCATCAAAGCCCTGCTGGAGCTACAACAGACAACAG CCCTCTCGGCAGTGAAGGAGAAGGCCGAGTCCAAACCCAGACAGCACACCATCGACCTGAGCCAGATGGCCGTGCCCATCCAGCTGGCCCAGGAGAAGAAGCCCAGCCCGGAGTCCCCCAGGCCCTCCACCTCAGAGGCTGAACCCAGCACCGAGTACGTCACAGCAG GTAAAGTCATCAGCAGAGTGGTCGTGCCCTCGGAGGACGATAACGTGGTCATGTCCTCCAGCCAGCAGCTGGGGAAGCCTTACAAAATCAGCCAGGTTACCGTGGTAACCAAACCGGCCGCTACCGTGTCCTCAGCGGGCGCAGCTTCACACGTCATCCACATG cCCTCTGACAGCCATGGTAAAACGGAGACCGTGTTAGAGGTGGGCGAGCTGGAAGGCGACACCTTGGACCCCCAAACAGGCTTGTTTTACCGCTCCAGCCAAACAGCTACAGACGCCATGAAGCAAACCGTCCACTCTGCAGCCGCTCAGCCGCCTCCATCGAGCCAGGCAGAGGCCGAGCAGAGCCGGCACACCTCCACCaccatctccacctcctcctccatccagcTACCGCCACAACTGCACAGCAAACCTCAAATCAGCcagccttcctcttcctcagctGCCTTCCCCTCCACCCTTCTTCTGACTAAGAAACTCCCAAAACTACGAGAGCAGACTCAGCCCAAACCCCAGGCCTTAACCCAGATCCCCAAAGACAGACCACTGACTGCACCAGCCCAAGCCGGGCCAAAGGTCACGACCCCGGTTACGCCAACAAAGCCCCTGTTGACGCCGCAGCTCCCGAAGCTCCAGCAAGCACCCACATCCCACCACAGACCCCTGCACACACCCATGTCCCACCCTCCTCCACTGCAGGCGCACCACCCTGTCAGCACTGAAAAGACGGCCTCCAGCCAG CAGCCAATCATCACACAGAGCGCCACCGTCACCAAGATCACCTTCGGCAGCTCCCACCATTCATCGCAGGTCTTCAGCAGCGGCGAGGCCACCGCCAAACTGATCCCCGAGTCCAGCTCCAGGCCCTCGGGAGACAAGCCCTCGGTGTCGGACATCCTGAAGATCTCCATGATGGAGGCGGAGATCGATCCGAGCACGGAGCCCATGGTGGTGGATTCCTCCAGCGACTGCGGCCCTCTGGGGAAAGCCATGGAGGTCCAGGCCGTGTCAGGCACACTGGACTCGGGCCAGTTCATCAGCAGCTCTGGGGCCTCCATGCACCACTCCCACACAAAGCCCCAGTTCAGCTGCATGCAGGGCCTCACAGCACAGAGGAGCAAAGAGGACCTGGAGGTCATTGAG GTGATTCCTCAGTACTCCATCCTGCCGGACTCCAGCCAGTCCAACGTGGTGGTGGAGCCCAGCGGCTTCCTGGAGATCACCAACTACACCAGccagcagctggaggaggacagCCCCATGGAGCAGGAGGTGGACAGCAGCAACGACGAGGCCACGGCAGCCAGTCCTCCTGACCAACCATAG